In the genome of Persephonella sp. KM09-Lau-8, one region contains:
- the bioD gene encoding dethiobiotin synthase → MGKSIFITATDTGVGKTTVSAALAYLLKEKGYKVGYFKPVETGCSPDCLDASTLAQITGQPVDEIVLYRFKTPVAPLVAEEIEGVQINLENIFSHLDKLISKYDYLIVEGAGGIKVPITRRDEEIFTYLDFVYETKMPVLVVARASLGTINHTTLTIDVLNSINADIIGIVMNGFSEDKNELYNPYIIEEMTGIPVIWKCKKAKNPVIECLENIPVDLFI, encoded by the coding sequence ATGGGGAAATCTATTTTTATAACCGCAACAGATACAGGGGTTGGTAAAACCACTGTGTCTGCTGCCCTTGCTTATTTATTAAAAGAAAAAGGCTATAAAGTAGGTTATTTCAAACCTGTTGAAACAGGATGTTCACCAGATTGTTTAGATGCCTCAACACTTGCTCAAATAACAGGTCAGCCTGTAGATGAAATTGTTTTATATAGATTTAAAACCCCTGTTGCTCCCCTTGTAGCAGAAGAAATTGAGGGTGTCCAAATAAATCTGGAAAATATCTTTAGCCATTTGGATAAATTAATCTCAAAATATGACTATCTGATTGTTGAAGGTGCCGGAGGTATCAAAGTCCCAATAACCCGCAGAGATGAAGAGATATTTACATATCTGGATTTTGTTTATGAAACAAAAATGCCTGTTCTAGTAGTTGCCAGAGCTTCTCTAGGGACAATAAACCACACCACTTTAACAATAGATGTTTTAAACAGTATAAATGCAGACATAATAGGTATTGTTATGAATGGTTTTTCGGAAGACAAAAATGAACTTTATAATCCATATATCATAGAAGAAATGACCGGTATTCCTGTTATCTGGAAATGTAAAAAAGCCAAAAATCCTGTTATAGAGTGTCTGGAAAATATACCTGTAGACTTGTTCATTTAA